GAAATTGCTTAAAATCTAGTTCTCTTTACAAAATTTTTGAGTTTTTATTTACCGGGCTGACAAATTTTGGGTTCCTGATGGTTTCTGTCTTGAGAATAATAAAAGATTTGTTCAACTGGGCAATCATTTCAATCCTGATTTGCAGCTACGTGTTTATTCTTCATACtgcacttggggggggggggggggaacaggtTTATATTTCTCAGGAAGATTcaaattgttatttttacaCTGGAAAAGGGTGAATGGCATACTTCTATATTGATTCTTTATGATtggtcttctccaaccttaatgattctgtgattctgtaatgctTACAGGCAAGTTTTCTTAAACCTCTGGACTATGAGCCGTTTGAAAACTCAGGGGGTTGCTTCAGAttcaacaaaaatattgtaTCCTTCCTTCTGTGACCGGGACATTGACCTGTGGCTACTCAGTATTTAAAAGTCAGAggctttggaggaaaaaatgatttccATCGCCACCTTGTGTCTTATGTGGAAAACGCCAGCTCTCCAAAACAATCCATGCAGCGGACCAAAGCGGTCCCATCAGGACTTTTGGATTAGAGCTGCAGGCGCTGTCCTGATGTTCCCACTCATCTCTGGACACTGCTTTACGTGCTGCCTCTGGAGGCACCGGGCACAGccaccccaggagctgctggctcaCACCCAGCACTGCTAGCTCCAGGGGgcagccctcctcctgccagccttGTCCTGTCCTAGGCGCTTCTGGGCTTCGGCATCAACCCAAAGAGCCCCAGGGGGCTCCGGTTGCCCCGGGCAGGGCGTGCCGGGTTCTAGAAGCAGCCGAGCCCCTGgcgcccagcagcccccagcaccccgagcCCTCTCCTTCCGCGTTCACCTGCTTCGCCCGTCTCAGCGCTCGGCTCTGGGACTCGCCTGCAGGACCGGGCTCCATTTGGGACGCACCTATCGGAAGGACATTCGGCTGACAGATAAGGCTTTCTTCAGGCCCGTTTCTTACCAAACTGCACACCTCTGCTGCTTGGAGCTGAACTAGGAGTAGCACGACGTGCAGTGAGTTGACACTAACTTTCAGCTCTCCGTACGCTGACTCATAAAGGTGCAGGAGTTTTCAGCAGGAATTTATGATCACAGAGCTATTCCGGGGGCTCTTCTAATCAGCACGGTATCTGCCTGGACACCTATACAGCGATACTCGGAGGAAGCAGTAAAGATAAAAAGGGCTTCGAGACTGTGAGCAGCACATGCAATCATGGTCACGATATTAATATTTAGCTTAGTGTTTGCACACACCGGGCTCATCGGAAAAGGTGAGTTGCTCACATAGCTGCAAGCTCTAACTGAATGAGGATTTTGTAGGAGACTGACTTAAAAAAACGTTAGTAATAAATATGTTTATGTGTTAACCGTCTCTTTCCCATACACTGAAGTAAGTCTCTAATCCATACGCCCTCACCCCAAATCCTCACACCTTTGCTGTCAGCAAAACACTGACATTTGGAATTAGTTACCAAAAAGCAGGTAGTGCTGACTTAACTGCACATTGTAGTTAAAAGTTGCTCAGCCTTCACTCCATTCCCCTCAGACCTCGGAGACTACAAATGCCACGTGGAAAATGCCTCAGAAACAGCCGGCCACATAAGAAGCCTGGACATCTTTCTGCAAGGTAAGGAGCCGCTGGAAGAGGAgagctgccagggctgctcGTGGCATGCCCAGCGTTTTCAGTGGCCTCAGCTATGCCTCAGCCACCTGGCCGAAAAGGACACAAAAGGTCACGCAGAGTTTTAGCTCCGTTTTGCTGGAAACCAAAGGGACCGTTCCAGTAACCCCCGATGGCTGTTGTCACTTGCCATCAATAATTATGCCCAAAATTTGAAACTTTCAGCCAACTGCTGTGGCAAAGGAAGCAAACTCACCCCAGGGCTAACTGCAGAGTTGAGCTTGATAGAACTGCTCCTTCCTCAGCACCCTGGGGCCTGCACCCGCCGGCTTTTGGCATCTGAGTGCCTCAATTAAGGGCCTCGGGTCCCACATGGCTTTTGGAGTCCCCAATGGCAACAGGGACCCCAAAGAGAGGGTCCTGGGCAGCCGCCCAGCGGTGGTTAGGTGGCTGTGAAGTTAGGTGGTGTGACTGCTGTCCTCGAGAGTGTAACAACTTACGGTGCTCGAGCATTAAGAGTAAAGTTAGATCAACAAAAAGGAACAACAAAGGGATTATGCACGGAGAACTTGCTTGAGTTTTCCTCATTGTAACATTAACCCCAAGCTGTCCATGAAGTTTCCTTACAGCAGTACATCCCTGACAGCTAACTGCTGGCTCGAACCTTCCGCAGGAGGAACTGCAAATAATTTAAGAGGAGCCATTTCTAGCATGCAGTTCTTATCCTTTTCCAGCCCCTGGGATAGCAGCAACCAAAGGGAAGTTAAGCAGAAGCCAAAAAGTCAGCACTCTGGAATGCTTTAGTCATCGAAGCCCCGTGCAAGTCAATCTGCTGCACTTGGAGAAGACGCTCGGAGATTTGGCAGAGCAGGCCGTAGAGAAGTGCACCCTGCAGAGCATTGAAGTCACCACCAGTGCAGTCAGGGCACCCGCTCTCAACCACAGCTGTGTTTTACTGACGCCCAAGAGAAGGAAGTTTCATAGAAAACTTATTCTTAGAGGAAAAGGTAAGAAGTTCAACGTAGCAAATATCTGTTCAAGTATATGAAAGGACTAGTGGTCTTGTGCCTTTCTACAGgggaaaaacaattaaaaactaGGAGAGAGTAACAGTCAGAGTTAAAGCTATGGAAAGGTTCAAGTTCTGGACCAATTCCATGCTgttgttttcccttctcttgGGAAGACCAGGAGGTTTTGGCAAATACAGTTTCCAATATTAATACATATGGATAATTCTGTACATTGGAAAATAGCacacaagcagaaaaaacacTACCTATCTGTGGTACTATGCCGCAAATTGCCAGTACTCTGTCGTTCCTTGTCAACTGTTTCAGCGCACAAGTTATTCTGGAAAATGCTTCTGGCGcttcaaacagaaacaaataaccAGATTTAAAACCTGTCCTTTCCAGTGTTCCTGCCAGGGATGTCCAGCCGTGTTGTAAAAGCAACGCTGCTCAAGCGGAAAGTTTTTTCCGGGGCTCCGACTATCCCAGCTGTGCGCCACGAAAACCAGACTTCACGGGGTAGGTTCCAGTTCTCCCTGCTGAGCCGCAAGGCAGCGGAGCAGTAGAGGCAGGGATGGAAGGGATCCTGGCTTTCACACACCTCTTGGCCCAAGCTCTCCCAGCCAGTAATTTCTTTGAATAGTGGTGTTGGCTCTACCAATAAATACATTGGCCCAGGTCATTTGCGAACCCACGGCTGTACGGAGAAAGCAGTATTTAAGCGCTGACTTTCACAGGAAGTTACCAATGCTCAAGCATGCCCTGAGCTCCCCCAACAGCTCCCAGCTTCCTTTAAAAACCTCACAGGACTTCACTGGGAAGTTACAAGCCTGACTGtactgctgtgctggggcttACACACCCATTTCTTCTTGGGAGCAGGCAGGAACTGTAagatatctgaaatattttaacataaaaatatcCTGAGATTCCAGAGAGATTTACGGCTTCCAGCAAAAGCCTCCAGGAGCCTCTGAATCATTCCTCTGCCACAGCCCGCCTTACTCAGCCCAACTTaaccaaaatgaagaaaatcttgaACTGTCAAGGGCTTGTAAAGATATCTGAAATATTCTTACGTCTCTCATTTTAGAGGGAATTGCACCCAGAAATGACAAAGATTTGCTGATCAGACAAAAAATATGCATCTTCGTTAAACTGCTCATCGCTTGCATCCTGTTAGTCACTCCGATATGCTTCATCATGATTGTCATACGCGAAATTCCCTGCTCGGTAAGTTCTAGACCAGGACAGCttcccacctccttccccaccctcaCCCAGGCCAGCCGTGGGACCATGACCGGCGAGTTAAAGCACATTCACCGAGTTCTCGGGAAGGCAGAACCGTCTTCACAGGCACGGGCAGAGCCCGGGTGCTCAGTCTAGAGGGACAAGGTGAACACACGTTCTGAGCTTTGCAGGCACCCTCAAGTCACTGCGCCGTGCTGACCGTGAGGATTTCACAAACCTCCGGCTGCGCTGGGACACTGCTCCTCCTAGAGGTGATGGCATCCTCCTGATGCCAGAGGAAGAATGGTTTAGGGGTGGAAGAGGAAAGGACCTGAGTCAGGGGAGGTGACCTCCTCTCGCCTTGCAGGCTGTAGGATGCACTATTTAAGCACGCGGGTGAGAACACACAACTACAAGAGGCCGGTGCTGGGAACCGAATACCCCAGGGCTGAGATACGCCAAGTTACTCCTGTGAAGTCGTATCGCCTTGATGCCCAGACACCCACTAGTCCCACCACGGTCCCTCCAGAAACAAACAGCCTTTTCTTAGCTTTGAGCAGCTGCTATCCCCCACCCTAACTGCTTTTGCTTCTTTCCTCAGTGCTGGTGCTCTGACTGTATGGCCGGCAgacggagcagcagcagaagcacgTACGCAGCCTCAGAGCCAGTGGGTCACCAAACGGGAATGCTTCTAACCCGGCTACTTGAGGACACGAAAGAGAAATCGCTGCAATGTTTTGCCTGACTCTCAGACTCCCTCACACAGGTATAACCAGTCAGCGTCGACCAAACGTTGAGCGGGGGATAGCGGGCCCCAGCACAAGCAAGTCTCCAAGGGAAATAGATAGACCTATCCCTTCCACTTCGAAAGATTAAATATCCCCGTGGCCCTGAAAATGAATGGCTAAGGTAccttttcatgaagaaatgatTTAATCTTGTGCTTCCTACCCCATTACGTGAGCTGCTGAGGTAGAGCAGTTATGCTCTACTCCCACCCCGCACTGTGACTAGGGATCAAGTCACTTAACTTTGCCTTGTCCGGCTGCTTGTCTGTCACCGTGCTCCGCAGTGAGACCGGAGAGCTTGGCCCCGTTGGCACACCAGAAGCCCTCCAGATATTGCACACACAGAACAAACCGCCTGAGGACATTTAACGTGCAGAAACGATCGGTAAAcaatttcaaacagaaatgaaaattaccTCATTTGTTAAATCTTCTGAGTAGAAAAAGGCAGAACAGTGAGCACGTTGTTCGTTACAAATTATCCACTTTGACCCTCCCGGAGTGAAACTGTGCTGTGAGAAATGGGCTACAGCGAGAGGTGAGGAAATTAAACTGAGACCCTTAAGAGCCATTGACCAGCCATCAGGTGGTAACACCTTGGGGCCTCCCCTAAGCTGAAAACCATTTGAACAGAGTTAAGGCTTTTTATGTCACTGCTACCTCCAGGAGACATTAGGCTTGCCGTAACTTCCAGAGCTCAGTTCAGCCAGGAGATGTCGCACTATTAATTACTAGCTTGAAAACCAACAGAACGGAGCGCTGGGGTAACACTCCAGCAATACAGTTCCTTAGTATTCctcatggtatttttttcttcccttgccaGACAGAAGTGTAATAGCAAGACCCTTAAATGAAAAGATCCAAAATCCTCATTATCCGTGAAACCCACCCAAGAAATGCCGCAGGCCTTACTGGAACACCCTTTTTACTCAGACACCTCACCTTTTCTCCTCACCACCTACTGGAAGCAGCAGACTGAACACCAGCAGCTTAAACAACCCAACCGCTGCAGACTGAAACCAGACGTAACATCAGAGGAAACATTTACCTGGTTAGGGGCAGTCACATCAATTCACTGGGAAAAGAGCTGCTGCGAAGACACCCGTAGGCTGAGTCCTTCCATTAACCTCCCGGATTCCTATTTTAATTCCCAGATACTGGAAAAACCTGTTGGCATAAGCAATAAAAATTTCACTGACGTTCCAAACTCTGCCTCCCtcaactattttatttttcccataatTTAGGGAACGCATTTAAGGCctagacaaaaggaaaaaataatttccagtgCTTTCAGTTGTGCCGTTACACAGCTCCGACACGGAGCACACACGTGGCAGACGCCCGGGGAGTACCcggcctcctcctgcagcctcgGGGGAGCGGTGCCCACACCGACTGCTGGGCTCTAGCCCGAGCTGTTGGCATTTTGACACGGAACGGCCCTCTGAGCAACACGAAACGAGCCTCCGACCTGAATCCTCAGCTCTCAGGTACGAGCTGCCACGGGCTgcccctgtgtctgagagcagctcctgagccccccccgagGTGTTAAACGCTTCAAACCCGGCATCAACAGGCAGAGGCAGCCCGTGACATATACATTTATACGCCtatttataacatttttatatatataacttatatgtgtatatatatgtatcaatACAGGgccatatacatatatatcttaTATTTAAATACAGGGCAATATGTACGTATACCTctcatatataaataaatacaggacAATATATAGATTAGATATATAAAAACACAGGGCAAAATGCacatatatatcatatatatataaatacagggCAATGTATACATGTAAGTATctgatatataaataaatatggagcgatatatgcatatataacagaaatgtatataaatacagggcaatatacatatataattatatatatatgaatacagggcaaaatacatatatgtatcatatatatataaatactggGCAATGTATACATGTAAGTATctgatatataaaaaaatatggGTCAATATACGCACATATAACagaaatgtgtataaatacaggGTGATATGTGCACATATAGCAGAAATGTGCATAAATACGGGGCgatatacacacatataacaGAAATGTGCATAAATACGAGGCGATATACGCACATATAAcagaaatgtatataaatatgaggtaatatacacacatataacaGAAACGTGTATAAATACGGGCGATGTATATAGGATAGGATATATATAGGATGTATAAATATACATCCTATACAGATGGACACAGAGCCCACCAGAGGCACGCACACCCCTCACAGCCCGACCCCCCCCTCACAGCCAggccccgccgtgcccgcgCCGCGTTCCCTCAGCccgcggccgggggcggggcgaggcgggggcgCGCACGCacggccgcccgcccgccccgcgcacGCGCACGGCCGTGGCGGGGCCGCGGAAGGCCGCGGCGCGCGGGGCCCGGCAGCCGcgaggtgagggggggggcggcggggcccggcccgctGCGGACCGGgaggggggcgggagggggggggagcgaacggggtggggggagcggggaggggggggggggggaacgcgGGGCGCGCGGCGGCACCGCGCGGCAACGTGACGTACCTCGTgggccgcggggggcggggcctcggcgggaggggcggggcctgagggggcggggcctgagggaggggggcggggtctggttgagggggcggggcctgagggagggggcggggcctcggtgGGTGTGGCCGCGCCGCGGGCCCCCGCGCCCATCCTGCTCCGCCCGGGGGTGCGGAGCGCCCTGGGGGGGCTCGCGGGGGGCCGCTTGGTACCAGTTAATTGTGGAAATAATGTAATATTTCACACGTGTAATGAACACCTCAGGGAGGGGGCACTCGCCCAAGGCAGGCTCGGGCAGGATGCCTCTGACCGACGGCGTCGATGGCCGGCGCCTCGCGGGCAGCCGGGTGCCGACTCCCggccctgtgccctgcagccccctcaggTTACCGGCCCctgcccgagccccccccccccagtccctgctGCCCTCGGGGGGTGCCAGCGTCCCTGCGAGCCCCTGACGGCCGAGTTTGGCTTCCCACGGCAGTGGTGCTGGGCGGGCAGCGCTGTGCGGGGCTGGCCGGGCGCTTGGGGAGCCCCCGCGGGCTGCTCGGCTGCCACCACCCTGCTCCTGGAGAACGCTCGGAGCTTCTGCGGTCCCGAAATCGGGCTCCACGCACCCCCGACGTCGGTCCCCGTCACACGCGGGCACTGTCACGCGCGGGGTTTGGCGGGGAAGTGCCAAACCCGGCTACAAACCCGCCCGGCGCCATCCCGTACGGTGCAGGCCGCAGGGCGGCCGCGCCGCGGTGCCGTGAGGGCTGCTGGCGCCGCGGTCACTTCTGTCACCATCCGTGGTGGGGCCCCTCGAGGAGCATCCCCAGCACCTCGCGTCTCTCCTCGCCACACGCCCCGTCTCTCCGCATCTGGTTTCTCCTCACGGGCGGAAAGCACGCAGCCGCGTCAGACGGCCCCGGTTTGCTGACAGCCCTCTTGATTTTCCCTTCAGGACATTCCAGGAGGACTTCCCCCGAGATTCCTGCAGGCAGAGGACACCCCTGTGGgacacactgctcagggcaaAGCCTACGCTGTGGGTTTTTGGGCAAGACAGCTTTACTCAGAGGAGCGAGGGTACCAGCCGGGGAGAGGAATGGAGCGCCTGGCCTCCTTCAGCAGTAAGTGCCCCGAGATGACGTCCAGAAAGCGTCTGGCGTTGTTTaaagctgctggcagctggctgggagagagacagaaaaatagcAATATTTGATCCACGGGGTCACTTCTTTGATCACATTCTCAACAGCGTGACTGCATGAATGATTTCGGTCTTTGCTTATGTCTACTTTTCTTAATTGGGCTAGTTCAaatccattttctttgaaaaaaaaatattgctcatGACAGTGTTTTGACTACCTTGCAATGAGCAGAATAAGAAGAACTTGCAGGGCAGTGTTTCACTCCTTGCTGAGCAATCTGAGCAGAGTCCGAGGCTTGGACGGGTTACAGAACCGTCGAGGTGATGCCTTTCCAACCGCAGCAATATGCTTTTCGAGTCAGATGGGGCGGGtggctgggaggctgcagctctcTGTGCAGCGTGCTCCATAAAGACGGCCGCGGCTCTGGTCAGCGGCCCCGGGCAGCACTGCTGAGTTGTaccaggaggctgctgcagagaaaatcaTCTTTGATTCCAACTCGATTGCACACGTTTGGGTTTGGCCCTCAGTGCACCGGGTCTGTAGCAGAGACGAAAGTGCCAAAATCTGCCTTACAACTCTAGCTGAAGGAGGGGCTTTTAACAGATCTTTGGAGAAGCTGCGGTAGGGAAGagattcattttaaattgcCGGACACGAGTGATTTGGGGTGACTGTAAAACCAGTGCCATGTTTGTGTTGCATGAGATTTACTTTTGGCTTCACAGATGACCCCTTTGATAAGCCTCCGTGCCGAGGCTGCTCTTCGTACCTCACAGAGCCCTACGTGAAGTGTGCGGAGTGCGggcctcctcccttcctcctctgcttgcAGGTGAGCGCAAGGATAAAAGCAAAGACCTTCATTTCTTTGAGAAAGTCATCAAAGGCCTGTCCGGTGCCAGGCTGTTCCATAAACACATTAATAACTGGTCTCCGCAAACTTGTATCAACACACTTATTTGCTCAGGGACAgggaaatgacaaagaaaatatgGGAGGCTGAAGAACTGAGGCATGAGCAGCCAAAGGAGATCTTTGTGAAGGCAGCCAAAGCTACCTAAATACACGCAGTCAGCCTGACTGTGTAACAGAGCATGCTGCTGCATGTCTAGAGAGGTATTGTTGCTGGCATTTTTTATggcatagaaaataaaacccatCAACACCCTTTCCCTGTCCccagaactttttttcttcctttcaaattgaaaaggaaattagGGGGAAATTTGCAATATTTACAATAACTGTGGCCAGATAtggttatttaaaaatctttatgtGTGATCAGATAACCACAGAAAGTACTACtggttttaattattaaataagtttgcattatttatgattaaaaaatggaaatagcCTCTAATACTGAAAAAGGAGCTTAGCCTTATGCTCAGGTATGTACAACAAAACCATATTTTGTACATTGgatgtatttttgttcttttacctgtccttaaaaaaacagaaatttaagtGGTGAAAATACCTGCAAACTGTCCTGGTGCAAGAGACAACAATACTACAAAGCTTCTCAATTATTTTAACACAGATTGTTCTaccattatatattttttctgaagtgaaatcagaaaaaataaatatcatttttaGCATATCGGGTGGGATACGTTGGATATTTCATATGCGCAGTGGTcagagaataaaaggaaaaaagaagctggttaaaatgttttcaggacAGAAGTGAGAGAGTAACATAACGCTAATCTTTTGTTCTACAGTGTTTCACGCGAGGATTTGAATACAAGAAACATCAAAGTGATCACACTTACGAGATAATGGTAAATACTCCCTTTAGGTTATACCTACTCAATCTTAGGTTATACCTACTCAATCTTGAACTCTTGTAACTTCCCAGGAGTTTGAATTTGCTTACTAATATTATGTGAAAATGTTAACTGATACAATTACTCGATTCAGAGGTTtagaactatttttaaaagtcttcctTGAGAGTAAAGAAAAACGTCCACCTGGAACATAGTGGAATAGTGGAGACATTTAAAGGTACATTTTTTATTCTGCCTAGATAGCACAATGCATCTCACTAGGCTTACCAGATCTTTAACCGTGATGAATcaacttctgtttctttattcttgtttttttctccccccaaaatgaATCGcttaaaaaatcttttgtaaTTTTTACTGTGTTTCATCACATAACTGTCAAATTACAGCTGGTAGGTAGAACATGTAACAGTGTATTCAGGAGAAAAAACTAGTAAGAACAAACAAGTCCTTACTGTAGGTGATGACTCAATAGCTTAAATAATTCAACAGTTATCAGGATTCATGAGATggtaaaaattttaaaactgcCGGTACTATACACTGTGTTGCCCTGTAGTCTagagctgctttgcttttcatccATCTGATGGATTATAACAGAGAATCACAGCAGTCTgattagccttttttttttttttcttttctgcagacttCAGATTTCCCTGTCTTGGATCCTAACTGGACAGCTCAAGAGGAAATGGCACTGCTAGAAGCTGTGATGGACTGTGGATTTGGAAACTGGTGAGAGTTTAGCGGCTCGGCCAATTTCAGCGGATGATGGGtagattttcatttcactggATTGTACTGTTGAATGCATCAGTGCACGATGAATGTTCAGTGACTCATCATGGGTGAGACACTAATTTAGCAGCTAAAGCAGAAGGCTGGGGTAGCAGATTCTGTTTTCAACTATTAGATATACAAGGACATTGCTAAAGGCCTCTTGTGTGATGCAGGGCACCTTCTGCAAAGTACACAGCTCCCTCCATTCACATTAAAGTCACCCGTTTTTGAAGAAACTCAACTATTGCACAAGATTTTCTGTGCCTCATTTTACTCCTGTGTAAAAAGCAACTGCAGATTCTTATCCCGTTTGGTTTCAGTTTGCTTACAGTTGACTAGCCAggtattgttttttgtttgtttgtttgtatccTGCTTTTCTGTCACATTTAGAACGGACCattggaaatatttaatatttttacattatctTCTGTTACTTTCTGTAGTTGCTACAGGATTTTTGTGCATCTTTAAGGAAAGGAGATCTGTAGGCATGAGTTATCCCTCTTCTCCTTCATAAAAAGATTGCTATATGAAAAGTACAGAACACCAAATTATTCAGAAAGAGAACTGTGAGTTCTTATGTGTACAGTGCTAATTATGTGTACAGTCATAATTAAGGCTGAAAACTGACATCATCACCAAAAAAGTGCTCCCAAGCCCAGTACCTTCAATCAAACATCGAAGTATCAGCTAGGCATTAGTATGGTGGAAGAGTGAACCTACTGGAAATACCTAGTCCCTTTTGACTAGATCCTACAGCATATTCATTATAGATCTGAGAccaatattttgaaaagaactCAATATTTCTGTGTAATTCATATTAagcctccctctctccccactTCAGGCAGGACGTAGCCAACCAGATGTGTACAAAATCCAAGGAGGAGTGTGAGAAACATTATATGAAACACTTTATCAACAACCCCTTGTTTGCATCTACATTACTGAACCTGAAGCAGGTGGAGGAGGCACAGCACAGCGAAACGGCCATCCCATTCCACCGTGAGTACgccctgcctgctggcacaCACAGGGAGCTTCCTTGCAAGGTCTCTGCTCCTCAGAAATTGAGATAGCAGCCTTTGGAGAAAGACATATACCACACACAGAGTTCACTTTCATTCCCAAAAGGAGAGCTTGTTTTTATGGCTAACTTGAACGGCGTAGGGTTTTCTGTACACCGTACTAAATCATTGCTGTATCAGATATAAATGACTACAAGTtcagggggaaaggggaaggaacaGAGTGGCCTGATACAGACATCAGCTGCTCAAAACCAGAAATTTCTGCCAGACCAGTAGAAACGGTCATTCGCAGCAATCACCATCGCAAAAGTCTGGATGTACATATTAATTCAAAAGACAAGCTACCTCAAAGCTACCTCACATGTGGCTCAAAATAACAGCATGCGCTTCTAGTAATTACCAGTGTGAGTTCTCACCCCATTGTTGAGGTGGTTGCTTATCTTTTCCAGACCCTGTGTAGcaattttaactgaaaagatGTTTCCACctctaaaatatttcatctgatTATCTGTTTCGTACAGGCCTTGCTGGTGAAATTTGTCATAATATCACTCCCTTTAAGCAATGCTGATTTCATACCTCTCTCTTCAAAACTGCCTTTAAAAAGTGTGTGTTGAATTTCAGCAATTTAACAAATGACCAGGTTTACTTAAATTGAACATCTTTACAATTCCCCCAGTCTGTCAGCTGTTCCAGTGTAAGGCTCCCCAAAATAGCTGGGCAAAAAGATTGCTTGATATCTGGAGGTTTAAATTTCATTATAAAGTGTTCAGAGCTAAAGCAGTAGGAACTGGACAATTTTGGTTCTATTCCTGGCtgtcattgatttttttatgtgACATGGGCCAAGAGAAATTCTCCGTGCCTCAGCTTTCTTTATCTGTAGCATGGGACTTATAATGCTCAGCTCCTTCACAAGTTTGTTGTGAGCCTTGGTCCATTATTGTCTGTAAAACACTGAGATCCTCAGCTGGGAAGCGCTGTAAAACTTCAGAGCTGTATAGCTTTAATTGCAGCTCTCTGTAAATGGCACCCAGAAGGTGGCAGATTTAACACCCCTGTTGCTATTAACTAAAAGAACCTGCACGCTGAGAGCAAGTCTCGGCAGAGGCTTACCAGGGGGATGCTGAGTTCTGAAATGCAGAGTTTATGTTTTATAGCCTGTTTATTACCTTGAATTTCTGTGTTTGACTTTCAAGAATACTGCAAAGATCTGagattactgtatttttctcccAATAAACTTCTGAATATAACCCTGCATAAAACCCCAATCAGGGTGTTTTTCTTCAACTAATTATCCCCACTTTTGTTCCAAAGATACACTTATTTACAATCTTTTTGTGTTAGAAAAGACCCCAAGCCCTACACAACAACTgcaaacctgtatttttttcagctgctgatgACCCCCCACGGCCTACTTTTGATTCCTTGCTCTCCAGAGATATGGCTG
This is a stretch of genomic DNA from Anser cygnoides isolate HZ-2024a breed goose chromosome 18, Taihu_goose_T2T_genome, whole genome shotgun sequence. It encodes these proteins:
- the C18H17orf78 gene encoding uncharacterized protein C17orf78 homolog translates to MVTILIFSLVFAHTGLIGKDLGDYKCHVENASETAGHIRSLDIFLQAPGIAATKGKLSRSQKVSTLECFSHRSPVQVNLLHLEKTLGDLAEQAVEKCTLQSIEVTTSAVRAPALNHSCVLLTPKRRKFHRKLILRGKVFLPGMSSRVVKATLLKRKVFSGAPTIPAVRHENQTSREGIAPRNDKDLLIRQKICIFVKLLIACILLVTPICFIMIVIREIPCSCWCSDCMAGRRSSSRSTYAASEPVGHQTGMLLTRLLEDTKEKSLQCFA